The window ATCACTTCAACTTCAACAACTTGTAACTGTTATTACTCCCTCTTAATCAATCTTGGATTCTTGTTTAGTTGTGATGACACAAGCTTCTTGTTTTAATTTGATGGTATCTGTTATTGTATTGCCTTTGATTCTCTCCTTGTTTTTGATTGATCAAGTTTCATGTTGTAACAAGAATGATAGAGATTCTTTATTGGCCTTGTATGCCAACATATCAATCTCTTCCACACATGGTTCTCTCAATTGGTCAAATTCTTCTGATTGCTGCAAATGGGAAGGGATTACCTGTGATTCGGATCTCAGAGTCACACATCTTGAGCTTCCATTTAGAGGATTATTCGGACGAATTTCGCCATCTCTGACCGGTCTTGAAGGTCTATCATACCTTAATCTGTCACATAATCAGTTATCTGGTAACCTCCCTGACCACCTATACCAACTGTTTGATCATTTGCTTGTTCTTGATTTAAGCTATAATAGGCTTTCTGGTGAATTGCCAGAATCACCCTTTGTTGATAGTAACAAAACTAGCAATAGAAATACAAATACAAGTGTTGTGATTCAGGAGATTGATTTGTCTAGTAATTTGTTCAATGGAACATTGAAACATTCTCTCATTCAGCATATAGCAGGAGGAGGGAATTTGGTGTATTTCAATGTTAGCAATAACAGCTTCACAGGTCAAATTCCAACTTCACTCTTTTGCATCAATGATCATAACTCCTCGGCTTTGAGATCCCTGGACTTTTCCTACAATGATTTTGGTGATACTATTCAGCCAGGGCTCGGAGCGTGTTCAAAGCTCGAGAAGTTTAGAGCAGGATTCAATGAACTAACTGGGAATCTCCCAGTTGATGTCTTTGATGCTGTTTCTTTGACAGAAATCTCTTTGCCCCGGAACAAGCTTGGTGGAACAATCGACAATGACATTGTTCGCCTCACGAACCTCACAGTTTTGGAGCTATACTCCAATAATTTAACAGGAAAAATTCCACCAAGGATTGGTGAACTCATCAAATTGCAGAGTTTGCTCCTTCATGTTAACAACTTGACTGGTACCTTGCCCCAATCTATGATGAACTGTGCCAAtcttcttgtgttgaatttaaggGTCAACTTATTGGAAGGGAATCTCTCAGCATTCAACTTCTCAAGATTCCTTAAACTCACAACACTTGATCTTGGCAACAATAACTTCAGTGGTATCTTGCCACCAACACTCTATGCATGCAAGAATCTTACAGCTGTGAGATTAGCGTTCAATAATCTCGAGGGACAGATTTCGCATGAGATTATTGGCCTTCAATCCCTTTCTTTCCTAGCAGTTTCAAGGAACCAGCTGCAAAACATCACGGGGGCTCTGCGAATTCTCACAGGGCTAAAGGAGCTTAAAACTCTGATGCTCTCAAAAAATTTCTTCTATGAAAAGTTACCTAGTGATGTTGACATAGCAGACACAGGTGGATTCCAGAAGCTCCAAGTTTTAGGACTTGGAGGTTGTAGTTTCACCGGCGAAATACCAGGCTGGCTTGTGAACCTGACAAAGCTTGAGGTCTTGGACCTGTCCTTTAACGAAATCAGTGGTTCGATTCCTCCCTGGTTAGGTACACTTCCTCAGCTTTTCTACCTGGACTTGTCTGTTAACCACCTTACAGGAATATTTCCTATTGAGCTTACAAGGCTGCCAGCACTGATATCACAACAGGCGAATGATAAAGTCGAAAGAGCTTACTTGGAGTTACCGGTTTTTGCCGATGCCAACAATGTTTCCCAGATGCAATATAATCAGCTTTCCAATCTGCCACCAGTGATGTATCTGGGACGGAACAGACTCAGTGGCAGTATTCCAATTGAGATTGGAAATTTGAAGGTCCTTCATCAGCTGGATTTGAAGAGCAACAACTTCTCTGGCAATATACCATCTGAGATTTCAAGCTTGGTTAACTTAGAGAAACTAGACCTCTCCGGAAACCATTTATCTGGCGAAATTCCTGATTCGCTCAAGGTGCTGCATTTCTTGTCTTTTTTCAGTGTAGCAAACAATAATCTCCAAGGACGGATACCAACTGGTGGACAATTTGATACATTCTCCTCCTCCAGCTTTGAAGGGAATGCGCAATTGTGTGGCACAGTGATTCAGCACTCTTGTCCTACTCAAAAAAATTCTAACAGCACTGAAGCTCATCGTGGCACAAACAGAAAAGTAATATTAGGACTTATTATTGCAGTGTGTTTTGGCACTGGTTGCATCATGACAGTGCTGACACTTTGGATACTCTCCAAGAGAAGGATCAATCCCGGAGAAGACCATGACAAGATCGAACTGGGATCGGTTTCTCCATACTCCAACAGTGGTGTTCATCCTGAGGTTGACAAGGAGGCCAGCCTAGTGGTATTGTTCCCAAACAAAGCGAACGAAACCAAGGATCTTACCATATTTGAGATCTTGAAAGCAACTGAGAATTTCAGCCAGGCAAACATAATAGGATGTGGTGGATTCGGTTTGGTTTACAAGGCAACATTACCAAATGGAATTACACTAGCCATCAAGAAGCTTTCAGGGGATTTAGGCCTCATGGAGAGGGAATTTAAGGCAGAGGTAGAGGCTTTGTCCACAGCACAACATGAGAATCTGGTGGCACTGCAAGGCTATTGTGTCCATGATGGATTTCGGCTTCTGATGTATACTTACATGGAGAATGGAAGTCTTGATTACTGGCTGCATGAAAAGGCCGATGGCGCATCTCAACTTGATTGGCCGACTCGTTTAAAGATTGCACAAGGGGCAAGCTGTGGTTTGGCCTATTTGCATCAGATATGCGAGCCACATATTGTGCATCGTGatataaagtcaagcaatatacTCCTCGACGAAAAGTTTGAGGCACATGTTGCTGATTTTGGCTTGTCCAGGTTGATTCTTCCTTATCAAACTCATGTCACAACTGAACTTGTAGGCACATTAGGATACATTCCCCCTGAGTATGGACAAGCATGGGTGGCAACTCTACGAGGAGATGTGTATAGCTTTGGAGTTGTCATGCTAGAGCTTCTCACCGGAAGAAGACCGGTCGATGTATGCAAGCCGAAAATGTCAAGAGAGTTGGTTGCTTGGGTTCAACAAATGAGAATTGAAGGGAAAGAAGATCAAGTTTTTGACCCTCTTTTGAGAGGAAAAGGCTATGAAGCAGAGATGCTGCAAGTTCTTGATGTGGCATGTATGTGTGTCAGCCACAATCCTTTCAAGAGACCAAGCATCAGAgaagttgttgaatggttgaagaATGTAGGATTGTCCAAGCGAACAACATAGTATCATCCAAGCAAAAAAATTTCTCCAACAAAAAATCTTTGACAGTAGATATATATGTATACACTTGTGcaaagaaaattttgttttttttttctataagtaCAGATTATCATGATTTTATCACTGTAAATTGTTGCTAGAAAGTTTTTGTAACTTTATGTGATCATCCATTTTACACTGATGAAGGACTTTGTATTCTAGGAACTAATGTTCAATAATGTTTGTGCAGAAAACTATTACTTCACAATAAAAGAGCTTCTAATAAATGATGTCTCTTTTTTTATGATGAATAACATAGCATCCTATAGTCTCTACAAGCCTTTCTTATATAAATTCTTGTACTTCTCAATCTCAAATATTGCAGTGTTCCTCATATCCTATTATCTACTTGATTTGACAGTATATGATTCTAAAGTATTTTACATCATAGCTGAATTCAGAATTTGACACATTAAATTTTCTTACAGAGAAGATTTCATGCTTTCTAGTACTCAACACTGTCAGATAGATGATTCTCACTTCTCAGCAGCTACCTTTAGTTACTTTGTAAGTTTTATATGTATCAAGAAGCACACAAAACTAGAGGACAAAAAATCAAAAGCAGAAGTTCATAAACCACTAAAGGGATGAATGACTATGATTTGAGATGTATAGGAACTACTAAAGATCATGTTGTGTGACATGGTATGCTAGGTAGAGTAGTATAAGATCATAATCTTCCTCATGGATGTAATAATGTCTCCACTCACACTTCAGAGTGTCAAGATTTGAATGAATAATCAATAGAAAAGGGCAGTCCGGTGCACAAGGGTTTGGAAAAGGATTGCACCCAAAGGATGTAATGTACGCAGCTTAATCTGATAATTACATTAATGGTTGATTCGGACTAGTGCCTTGAAGTCATATGG is drawn from Arachis hypogaea cultivar Tifrunner chromosome 12, arahy.Tifrunner.gnm2.J5K5, whole genome shotgun sequence and contains these coding sequences:
- the LOC112726633 gene encoding tyrosine-sulfated glycopeptide receptor 1, yielding MVMLISHANPKISHHIGSSLPLCSPLPSSSSSSSPSPPTTITFIITSTSTTFSCCNKNDRDSLLALYANISISSTHGSLNWSNSSDCCKWEGITCDSDLRVTHLELPFRGLFGRISPSLTGLEGLSYLNLSHNQLSGNLPDHLYQLFDHLLVLDLSYNRLSGELPESPFVDSNKTSNRNTNTSVVIQEIDLSSNLFNGTLKHSLIQHIAGGGNLVYFNVSNNSFTGQIPTSLFCINDHNSSALRSLDFSYNDFGDTIQPGLGACSKLEKFRAGFNELTGNLPVDVFDAVSLTEISLPRNKLGGTIDNDIVRLTNLTVLELYSNNLTGKIPPRIGELIKLQSLLLHVNNLTGTLPQSMMNCANLLVLNLRVNLLEGNLSAFNFSRFLKLTTLDLGNNNFSGILPPTLYACKNLTAVRLAFNNLEGQISHEIIGLQSLSFLAVSRNQLQNITGALRILTGLKELKTLMLSKNFFYEKLPSDVDIADTGGFQKLQVLGLGGCSFTGEIPGWLVNLTKLEVLDLSFNEISGSIPPWLGTLPQLFYLDLSVNHLTGIFPIELTRLPALISQQANDKVERAYLELPVFADANNVSQMQYNQLSNLPPVMYLGRNRLSGSIPIEIGNLKVLHQLDLKSNNFSGNIPSEISSLVNLEKLDLSGNHLSGEIPDSLKVLHFLSFFSVANNNLQGRIPTGGQFDTFSSSSFEGNAQLCGTVIQHSCPTQKNSNSTEAHRGTNRKVILGLIIAVCFGTGCIMTVLTLWILSKRRINPGEDHDKIELGSVSPYSNSGVHPEVDKEASLVVLFPNKANETKDLTIFEILKATENFSQANIIGCGGFGLVYKATLPNGITLAIKKLSGDLGLMEREFKAEVEALSTAQHENLVALQGYCVHDGFRLLMYTYMENGSLDYWLHEKADGASQLDWPTRLKIAQGASCGLAYLHQICEPHIVHRDIKSSNILLDEKFEAHVADFGLSRLILPYQTHVTTELVGTLGYIPPEYGQAWVATLRGDVYSFGVVMLELLTGRRPVDVCKPKMSRELVAWVQQMRIEGKEDQVFDPLLRGKGYEAEMLQVLDVACMCVSHNPFKRPSIREVVEWLKNVGLSKRTT